CGGCATCATCAACAGCCGCAACCCGACCGATCGCGGTGTGGAGGACCAGACTCGCTGGTTCGAGCACAAGGCACGCCTCATGCGCGTGCTGGGCGTGAACACCTGGGCCAAGGACATCCTGGAGTTCGGTGGTAATCCGCCGTTCGACACCACCTATCGCGGCAACGACGCCGGTGATCGCTGGTACCGGCAGACGCGCTTCCCCACGCGCTGGGCAGATCAATTGGCGATGCTGGCCAAGTACGGCATCGACGTCCTGCCCTACACCGAGTACGCCGGCAGCGATTCCAAGATCGATGGCCTCGGCCGCGAGAAGCGCTGCCACACGCTCGCCGGCACCAACACGTACACGCACATCGTCTGGAGCGAGAAGTACAACGCCGACGTGACCGACCCCGACACCTTCGAGGACGTGCGCAAGCTGCTCGACAGCGCGATCCTGCGGCACAAGGGCGTCGTGCCGTTCGTCGGCATCTGGTTCCGCACCCGACCGAGCCATCTGTCGATGAGCTTCTCCGACCGCTGCCTCGGCCTGTTCGCCGATGCGGCCAACGATGGCCAGCCGATCACGCGAGATCAACTGCGGGCCGACGCGGCGTTGTACGAGCGCTACCGCGCCTGGTGGTTCGAGCAGCGGAAGGCGTTCCTGCTGCAGGTGCGCGACTACCTCCGCCAGCAGGGCGTGGATGATGCTGTCGTCCTCTTCACCGCCGACAGCACCGAGCCCGGCGTGCCGTTGCGCGGCGGCATGACGATCCTTGACGAAAACCTACAGGTGCCGGCCGGCAAGATCGGCGTGGTGACCGACGACGTGGAAACCTGGCGCCGCATCCTCGCGAACCACCCCAAGGCCGTCGCGATCGACATCAATGCCGTGATTGCCAACGACCTGCACCTGACCGCCGCCACCAGCCCGCAGCCCACGTGGGGCGATTGGGAATGGCAGCATTCGGTGCCGGAGGCAGACCCGCAACGGTACAAGGACGTGCCCGGCGTGATGATGACGCTGCCGTTCAACCGCGCCTACATGGTCGGCTCACCGCGCGCGTTCGACGCGTTCCGCACGCCATCGGGTGGCGCGATGATCCACCACGCGCCGTTGAACGAAAATTCGATGCACAAGGAGCTGGGCTACTTCGTCGCCGACATGGAACGGTCGCGCATGTACAGCATGCTGAGCGAGGCCCGCGCCGTCGCCTTCGGCGACCCGTGGTACATCGGCTACATGCACGCCAACAGCTTCAACCGCGGCTTCCCCGAATACGTGCGCGACTTCAACACGAACTTCCTGGCGCTGCCGGCGCTACCGAGCGCGGTGCTATCCAACGCCGCGTCGGACGACGAAGTCGTAGTCCGTCAGATCGACGCGCGTGAACACGGTAGCTATTTAGTGATCGTAAACGTCGGCCTGACCGACAAGACGGACGTGACGGTTCGCCTGCCGCAAGCTGGGACCGTTTTGGATGCGGTGACTGGCGCGAAAATTGAGACGGTCGACCAAACGATCCAGCTGTCGTTGCGCGCCTGCCAGCTTCGCTCGCTGCGAATCGTGGGATAGGCGTAAGTCATCACCATACTCACGGTCCCTATTCGCAACGGGCGTACAAACGCAACTGGATTGCATTGGTTGGCCGTGCCTGCTATCTTCGCGCGTCCTATGACCCAACACGGACGCTACATCGGATTGGCCCTCCTCGCGCTCGTTCACGCCACCGCCGTCGGGCAGACGACGCAAGACCTGCACGACGACCACGACGATCACGGTCAGCACGGCCACGATCACACGCACGATCACGACCATGCCCACGGCGACGGCCATCGCCATCGGCCGGCGGGTACGGGGGCACACGACCACGCGGGGCACGCGCATCCCGGTGTGGGGCTGAGCCACCCGATCGTCATCGAGTCGCCGTTGCCCGAGACGAAGCTGCGCGTGAACTACAGCTTCGCCGACACCGGCGAGGGTGTCGAACACGTGGCCGAGCTGGAAGGGGAGTACGCCTTCACGCAAAACTTCAGCATCGAAGCGGTTGTGCCGTACGCGTTCGTGAACCCGGAAGAGGGCCCATCGGAAAACGGCTTGGCCGACGCCATCCTGGCGTTCAAGTTCGCTTCCTATGCCTGGGTGGACAGCAACCTGCTGCCGGCCGTCGGGCTGGAGGTCATCCTGCCGACCGGTGACGACGAGTCCGGCATCGGCAGCGACCACATCGTTGAACTGGAGCCCTTCGCGCGCTTGGGCTACTGGAACGAAAAGTTCGAGATCATCGGATCGGTCGGCGTCGGCATCCCGCTGAACCAGACCAGCGAGGAACGCGACGAGGAAGACTTCGCGCTCGCCTACGGCGTCTCCACGCTCTACCACGTCGCCCCCAGCCTTCAGGCCCTCATCGAAGTGCACGGCGAATCCGTCTTCGGCGCCGAAGACGTGGCGGCCCTCTACGTCAGCCCCGGCGTGACGTTCCAACCCTTCGATGACAAGAGCATCAACTTCGGGGCCGGCATCACCCTGCCCATCACCGACGACCGCGACTTCGATTACGCGATCAACCTGATGTCGATCCTGCACTTCTGATCGATCGGCCACCGCGCCGTCGCGCGACCCCGCGCGACGGCGCACAACGATATTCCCTCACACGCTTGATCGAGCTCTGCCGCGCGCCTAAAACGCCGGTGGGGTTCACGTTCACGAGAGGAATGTCCAATGGCCACAGTAAAGGCGTTCGCGACCGGTGGTCCCAGGTCGCAGTTGGCCGCCGCCACAATTCCGCGGCGCGAGGTGGGCCCGACCGATGTCGAGTTCGACATCCTGTTCTGCGGCGTGTGCCACTCCGACCTGCACACGGCGCGCAACGAGTGGGACGCCTGGCCGACGATGTACCCCTGCGTGCCCGGCCACGAGATCGTGGGGCGCGTGACGCGCGTCGGCACGCAGGTAAGCGGCTTCAAGCCCGGTGACCTGGCGGCCGTGGGATGCATGGTCGATTCGTGCGGCACGTGCCCCAGTTGCAGTGAAGGAATGCAGCAGTACTGCGACACCGGCGCGACCGTCTTTACCTACAACTCCCCCGACCCGCACAAGACCGCTCCCGCGACCTACGGCGGGTACTCCGAGCGCATCGTGGTCGAGGAGAAGTTCGTCCTGCACGTGTCCGACAAGCTGGACCTCGCCGCCGTCGCGCCGCTGCTGTGCGCAGGCATCACGCTCTACTCGCCGCTGCGCCATTGGAACGCCGGGCCGGGCAAGAAGGTCGGTATCGTCGGCTTGGGTGGCCTGGGGCACATGGGCGTGAAGTTCGCCCATTCCTTCGGCGCGCACACCGTTCTGTTCACCACGTCGCCATCGAAGATTGAGGACGGCAAACGCCTGGGCGCCGACGAGGTGGTCATCTCGCGCAACGAAGACGAGATGCAACGGCACGCGCGCAGCTTCGATCTGATCGTCAGCACCGTGGCGGCGTCGCACAACCTCGACCCGTTCATCTCGCTCTTGAAGCGAGACGGCACGCTGGTGCTGGTGGGCGCGCCCGAGCATCCGCACCCCTCGCCGGGCGTGTTCAACCTGCTGATGGCGCGCCGGTCGCTCGCGGGCTCGGCAATCGGCGGGATCAAAGAGACGCAGGAGA
Above is a genomic segment from Tepidisphaeraceae bacterium containing:
- a CDS encoding transporter; its protein translation is MTQHGRYIGLALLALVHATAVGQTTQDLHDDHDDHGQHGHDHTHDHDHAHGDGHRHRPAGTGAHDHAGHAHPGVGLSHPIVIESPLPETKLRVNYSFADTGEGVEHVAELEGEYAFTQNFSIEAVVPYAFVNPEEGPSENGLADAILAFKFASYAWVDSNLLPAVGLEVILPTGDDESGIGSDHIVELEPFARLGYWNEKFEIIGSVGVGIPLNQTSEERDEEDFALAYGVSTLYHVAPSLQALIEVHGESVFGAEDVAALYVSPGVTFQPFDDKSINFGAGITLPITDDRDFDYAINLMSILHF
- a CDS encoding NAD(P)-dependent alcohol dehydrogenase → MATVKAFATGGPRSQLAAATIPRREVGPTDVEFDILFCGVCHSDLHTARNEWDAWPTMYPCVPGHEIVGRVTRVGTQVSGFKPGDLAAVGCMVDSCGTCPSCSEGMQQYCDTGATVFTYNSPDPHKTAPATYGGYSERIVVEEKFVLHVSDKLDLAAVAPLLCAGITLYSPLRHWNAGPGKKVGIVGLGGLGHMGVKFAHSFGAHTVLFTTSPSKIEDGKRLGADEVVISRNEDEMQRHARSFDLIVSTVAASHNLDPFISLLKRDGTLVLVGAPEHPHPSPGVFNLLMARRSLAGSAIGGIKETQEMLDYCAKRDIVSDIELIPVQQINEAYERMLKGDVKYRFVIDMKSLKSS